From a single Coregonus clupeaformis isolate EN_2021a unplaced genomic scaffold, ASM2061545v1 scaf0005, whole genome shotgun sequence genomic region:
- the LOC121577812 gene encoding NADH-cytochrome b5 reductase 3-like → MKYALFSTVAVTAGVVLLSTVGIIVALYLGKKKKPPVTLLDATQKYQLTLIDKEVISHDTRRFRFRLPSAEHILGLPVGKHVYLSARIDGSLVVRPYTPVSSDDDKGYVDLVVKIYFRNVHLKFPDGGKMSQYLESLHLGDVVNFRGPGGLLEYKGHGQFAVQTDKKYPAEIKVASTLGLIAGGTGITPMLQLVRAIMKDPSDRTTCSLLYANQTEKDILLRDELEEVQARHPDRFKLWFTVDRAPEGWEYSEGFINADMIQEHLPTLSEDTMVLMCGPPPMIQFACNPNLDKLGYRQSQCFSY, encoded by the exons ATGAAGTACGCATTG TTCTCGACGGTAGCTGTGACTGCTGGGGTGGTATTGCTGTCCACTGTGGGCATAATTGTAGCCCTCTACTTAGGCAAGAAGAAGAAGCCTCCAGTCACCTTGCTTGACGCTACCCAAAAATACCAGCTAACGCTCATTGATAAAGAG GTGATCAGCCATGATACTCGCAGGTTCCGCTTTCGACTTCCCTCAGCAGAACATATCCTGGGTCTGCCTGTAG GGAAGCATGTATACCTCTCTGCCCGTATTGACGGCAGCCTGGTAGTCAGACCGTACACACCTGTGTCCAGCGACGACGACAAAGGTTATGTTGACTTGGTTGTGAAA ATCTACTTCAGGAATGTGCACCTCAAGTTTCCTGACGGAGGCAAGATGTCCCAGTACCTGGAGAGTCTGCACCTGGGAGACGTGGTGAACTTCAGAGGACCAGGAGGACTGCTGGAGTACAAAGGGCATG GGCAGTTTGCAGTTCAGACAGACAAGAAGTATCCTGCGGAGATAAAAGTTGCCAGTACTCTTGGTCttatagctggaggaacag GCATCACCCCTATGCTACAGCTGGTGCGCGCTATCATGAAGGACCCCAGTGACAGGACCACCTGCAGCCTGCTATATGCCAACCAG ACTGAGAAGGACATCCTGCTGAGGGATGAGCTGGAGGAGGTCCAGGCCAGACACCCAGACCGCTTCAAGCTGTGGTTTACAGTGGACAGGGCACCCGAGG GCTGGGAGTACAGTGAGGGCTTCATCAATGCGGACATGATCCAGGAGCATCTGCCCACCCTCAGTGAGGACACCATGGTGCTCATGTGCGGTCCGCCCCCCATGATCCAGTTTGCCTGCAACCCCAACCTGGACAAGTTGGGCTACCGGCAGAGTCAGTGCTTCAGCTACTAG
- the LOC121577811 gene encoding adiponectin receptor protein 1-like, with protein sequence MSGRNGSASDADCRISEDCRVPDVELMELGPLLEETGRQTAGKGMMSEGASVLPDEDDEEVEEVLTLPLQAHHAMEKMEEFVHKVWKGSWRVIPFHVLPEWLKDNDYLLHGHRPPMPSFRACFGSIFRIHTETGNIWTHLLGLILFICLGTYTILRPNMYFMAPLQEKVVFGMFFLGAVLCLSFSWLFHTVYCHSEKVSRTFSKLDYSGIALLIMGSFVPWLYYSFYCSPQPRLIYLTIVCVLGIAAIIVAQWERFSTPAHRPTRAGVFMGLGLSGIVPTVHFTIEEGFVKATTVGQMGWFYLMGAMYITGAGLYAARIPERYFPGKCDIWFHSHQIFHVLVVAAAFIHFYGVSNLQEFRYGLEGGCTDDTLL encoded by the exons ATGTCAGGCCGAAACGGGTCTGCGAGTGATGCAGACTGTCGGATCTCAGAGGACTGTCGGGTCCCAGATGtggagctgatggagctgggacCCTTGCTGGAGGAGACGGGACGGCAGACAGCGGGGAAAGGCATGATGTCAGAA GGGGCCTCAGTTCTGcctgatgaggatgatgaagaggtGGAAGAGGTCCTGACACTGCCCCTCCAGGCTCACCACGCCATGGAGAAGATGGAGGAGTTTGTGCACAAA GTGTGGAAGGGTAGCTGGAGGGTCATCCCATTTCATGTCTTGCcggagtggctgaaggacaacgACTACCTCCTGCATGGACACCGGCCCCCCATGCCCTCCTTCCGCGCATGCTTTGGAAGCATCTTCAGGATCCACACAGAAACAGGCAACATCTGGACCCACCTTCTGG GGTTGATCCTGTTTATTTGTCTGGGTACGTACACCATTCTACGGCCCAACATGTACTTCATGGCCCCGCTGCAGGAGAAGGTGGTGTTTGGGATGTTTTTTCTGGGTGCCGTGCTCTGCCTCAGCTTCTCCTGGCTCTTTCACACCGTCTACTGCCACTCCGAGAAAGTGTCTCGCACCTTCTCCAA ACTTGACTACTCTGGTATCGCCCTGCTGATCATGGGTTCATTTGTGCCCTGGCTCTACTACTCGTTCTACTGTTCCCCGCAGCCGCGCCTCATCTACCTCACCATTGTCTGTGTGCTGGGCATCGCCGCCATCATAGTGGCCCAGTGGGAACGCTTCTCCACGCCCGCACACCGGCCCACACGAGCAG GAGTGTTCATGGGCCTGGGACTGAGTGGCATCGTCCCCACAGTGCACTTCACCATTGAGGAGGGCTTCGTCAAGGCCACCACTGTGGGACAGATGGGCTGGTTCTACCTGATGGGCGCCATGTACATCACTGGCGCCGGACTGTATGCAGCCAGGATCCCCGAACGCTACTTCCCCGGCAAATGTGACATCTGG ttCCACTCCCACCAGATCTTCCACGTCCTGGTGGTGGCGGCAGCCTTTATCCACTTCTACGGCGTCTCCAACCTGCAGGAGTTCCGCTACGGCCTGGAGGGCGGGTGCACTGACGACACCCTTCTCTGA
- the LOC121577813 gene encoding guanine nucleotide exchange factor MSS4, translating into MDNQEHCSPSEGCVDRSTLVSGVGKNIKSILCQRCGSKVLCPGMAVFAEKELFLPSMRKKTTITQSEGSVDGDTLTTHWLVDDMYTFENVGFTKDVGRIKYLICADCEIGPIGWHCLDDKKSFYVALERVNHA; encoded by the exons ATGGACAACCAAGAACACTGCTCTCCCTCTGAAGGATGCGTCGACCGGTCTACGCTGGTGTCGGGGGTTGGAAAGAATATCAAGTCAATTTTGTGCCAACGTTGTGGATCGAAGGTCCTCTGCCCAGGGATGGCAGTTTTTGCAGAGAAGGAG CTGTTCCTGCCCTCAATGCGGAAGAAGACCACTATCACCCAATCAGAGGGATCCGTGGATGGGGACACACTGACTACCCACTGGTTAGTCGACGACATGTACACCTTTGAGAATGTGGGCTTCACTAAGGACGTGGGGAGAATCAAGTACCTCATTTGTGCAGACTGTGAGATTGGACCCATTGGCTGGCACTGCCTGGATGACAAAAAGAGCTTCTATGTTGCATTGGAAAGAGTCAATCATGCCTAG